A window of Persephonella sp. genomic DNA:
ATACCGTCTATAAGCTCATCAAGGCAGTCAAGGAAATTTTTCCTGTCTATGTATGTATGAAATCCAATAAGGTCGTAATGGAGCAGTCCTTCAAGCAGTTCTATTCGCCATGGGATTTTGAAAAACAGTTCAGGATTTGGAAATGGAATATGAAGGAAAAAGCCTGTTTTGTTTTTGACCCCTGATTCTTTTAGATATTCCGGCAGCAAGAAAAAGTGGTAATCATGCACCCAGATTAAATCGTTTTTGCTGACTAATTTTTTTATATAATTTGCAAACTTTTTATTGACTTTTTTATAGGCCTGCCAGTATTCCGGCTCAAATCTGGTATAAGCGGGAAATGTATGGAAAAGCGGCCATATAATTCCATTGGAAAAACCATCAAAGAAGTTTTTCCTTTCTTCTTCTGTAAGGGAAACAGGATAAAGGGCAAATCCTTCCTTTTTCCCTGTTTCAAGGATTAATTGTTTCAACTCTTTGTTTATCTGATTGGTTCCTGCCCAGCCAAGCCATATTGCCTGTCTTTTGTAAAGTGCCTGTTTTAATGCTGTAACCAGTCCTCCGGGACTTACCTTAACTGAATACTGTTTATCCTTTTTTTCAACATGAATAGGCAGTATCGCCGAAACAACAAACAGCCGCTCTTTTTCCATTTCCACCTCTTATTCTCTATCTCTACCTCTAAATATTAATTTAATAGGTGCTTTTTCAAAGCCAAGTATTTCTCTAAGGTTATTTTCCAGAAATCTGACATAATGTTCTTTGAAGCCTTCCGGATAGTTTACGAACATAAGGAAGCAAGGGGGTTTCCCTTCAAGCTGTGTTGCATAGTAAATCTTGAGAGGCTTTCCTCTATATGCCGGTGGTTGTCTGAGGGATAAGATTTGCTGTAGTGCCCTGTTAAGCTGCCCTGTTCCAACCCTTTTCCATGCCTGATTATAAACCTCAACTATTTCTTGAAGCAGCTGTTTTATTCCTCTTTTCTGCTTTGCTGAGGTTAAAACTATCGGAGCATAAGGCAGAAAATATAATCTCTCTCTAACCTGATTTTTTATTCTGTTTAAAACTTCTTTTCGCTGAGGGAGTGTATCAATTTTGTTTATTACGATAATAGCTGGTTTTGAATACTTTTGTATAAGATGGGCTATTTTAGTGTCCTGCTCTGTTGCTCCTTCTTTTGCATCTATAACATGAACAACAACATCTGCTCTTTTTAATGCCTCAAGGGTCCTTCCTACGCTGAAAAATTCTATTCCGTAATCAACTTTGGACTTTTTTCTTAGTCCTGCTGTGTCAAGGAAAAGAAATTTATGTCCATTCCATTCAAAAAGGGTGTCAATAACATCTCTTGTTGTTCCGGGAATGTTTGATACTACTGCCCTTTCCTCTCCTAAAATTGCATTTAATAGTGAAGATTTTCCGGCATTTGGTTTTCCTACAATAGCAACTTTTATGACCTCATCTTTTTCTTTTTTCTCTTGTTTTATTTCCTCTTTGGCAGCTTCTACTTCATAATCAGGTATATGTTTCACAACCTCATCAAGCAAATCTCCAACGCCGTATTTCTGGATAGATGAAACAGGAAAAACCTTATCAAATCCAAGCTCATAAAATTCATAAATCCTGTCCTCATGAGAAGGGTCATCAATTTTGTTTACCGCTACCAAAACAGGTTTTTTTGTTTTGTGGAGTATTTTTGCTATATCTTTGTCTGTCGGTGTTAAGCCTTCTTTCCCATCAACAACAAATATAAACAGGTCAGATAAATCAAGCTCTTTTTCAATCTGTTTTCTAATATAAGGTGCAAATTTATCCTCATCTCCTTCTATGTATCCGCCTGTATCAACAACTTCAAAAGGCACACCAAGCCATTCGGTTTTTGCAACAACTCTATCCCGGGTTACACCGGGGATATCTTCCACTATTGCCTTTCTTTTTCCTATTATCCTGTTAAAAAGGGAAGACTTACCGACATTAGGTCTTCCGACAATGGCTACTCTAAACATTTTTTCTCCTTGATTAGATTAGATTTTTGTATAAAATTTTTAAAAGATATTAAATATTCTATAACTAAAGGGGTATAAAATGTTAAAAAAAGTAGTTCCAGTTTTTTTAATCTTTAGCACATTCTCTTTTGCTGCCCTATCAGCAGGGAAGATAGAATTTAAGCCAGAAAAAACAATTTTCAAGAAATCAGAAAAAGTTTGCTTTTTTCTGAAAAATGACTCAGACCAGAAGATATATCTTCCTTCATCTGCTCCATGGGCAGTATTCAAAGATAAAAAATATGAAAAAGTTGTTTATTCTCCAATTGCAACACAATCAATAGTGGAAATTAAACCATCAGAAGAAAAGAAATGGTGCTGGAATCAGAAGGATTTCAAAAATGAGCAGGTTCCATCTGGAGAATATACAATCAGATTAACAGCATTTCAAAACGGTAAAAAAATATTTTTAAGTTCTTCTGTGCAGATTAAAAACTCACAATGAGGATTTTTTTATTAGGTTTAGCCCTTATCTTTCTGTTTTCCTGTGCAGAAAAGAAGCATTACCATTATCATAGTAAATGCCCTTCTACGTTTAAAGGACTGGCCTCCTATTATGGCAAAAAATTCCATGGCAGAAGAACCGCCAGTGGTGAGATTTATAATATGTATAAATACACTGCAGCCCATAGATATCTGCCCTTTGGGACAATATTACTGGTAAAAAATTTAAAAAATGGTAGAACGGTAAAAGTTAGGATTAATGATAGGGGACCCTTTGTAAGAGGAAGGGTTATTGACCTGTCCTATGCTGCTGCCAAAAAATTAAGAATGCTAAGGGCAGGGGTTGTTCCCGTAATCGTTAGAGTTCTAAGGTGCGGCAGGTGAAAAAAACACATTTTGTTAAAGGAACCCTTTTATTTTCTTCTGCAACCTTTATAAGCAGGATTTTAGGCTATCTCAGGGATGCCACCATAGCTTATGTTTTCGGGGCAAATCCTTTAACAGATGCCTTTTTTGTAGCATGGAGAATTCCCAATACCCTCAGGCAGCTTGTTGCAGAAGGTAGCTTTAATGCTGCTTTTATTCCTATTTATACTCAGCTAAACAAAAATGACCCTGAATATGCAAAAAAATTTGCTTCTTCAATGTTTTCCTTTTATACACTTATACTGGCAGCTATTACCGTTATTTCTATTGTTTTTGCAAAATATATTGTCGTTCTTATTGCACCGGGGCTTGCTGAAAAGGGGACTTTAGACACAGCTGCATCACTTTTAAAAATTGTTTTTCCTTATCTGGTGCTTGTTGGATGGGTTTCATTTTTTATGGCCTTGTTGAATACAAGGGATAGATTTTTTATCCCTGCTGTATCTCCGGCATTACTTAATTTATCCTTTATATTTTTTGCGCTGCTATTATCTGATAGATATGGCATATATGCCCTTGCTTATGGGGCAATTGTAGGTGGCGTTTTGCAGGTAGTTCTCCAGATACCACTGCTAATAAAAGAAAAGATGATGCCTTCTGTATCATTTGAATTTTTACCTGAAATTAAAGAAACTATAAAAAGACTTGCTCCTGCTTTTGCATCCTTTGGTGTCAGTCAGTTTGGATTTGTGGTTGATACCATTATTGCATCATTTTTGATTGGCGGTGCAATATCCTATCTTTATTATGCAAATAGAATTTTCCAGCTTCCTATTGGGCTGTTTGCAATAGGGCTGGGTAATGCTTTGCTTGTTTCTTTGTCAAGGCATTTTTCCGAGGAAAATATAAAGGAATTTAACAAGGATTTAAATAACGGTCTTAGATTTGCATTTTTTATATCAATCCCTGCAGTGGTAGGAATGATAGTTCTGGGACAGGAAATTATAAAAATTCTGTTTGAAAGGGGTGCATTTTCCCAAAAAGATGGTCTGTGGACTTATTATGCCCTTGTTGGATACTCAATAGGGCTGGTAGGATATGCTGCGTCAAGGCCGCTAAAAAGTGCATTCTTTGCTATGGGCAATACAAAAATTCCCCTTTATTCAACTATTGTAGGTGTTCTGGTCAGTATTATTCTTGCAATTATTTTTGGTTTTATTCTTAACTGGGGAGTGTTTGGTCTTGCATTTGCTTCATCAATTGGCGGAATAATGAGTTTTGTTTATTTATATCTAATCTCAAAATTTGAAATTGATAAAAAGGAAGTTTTTGAAACCATTTTAAAATCTGTTTTGTCTGCTGTTTTGATGGCAGCTGCCGTGTTTGGTGTAAAATTTTTAGCAGAAAATCTGTATATTCAGGTTTTTGGTGGAATAACCATTGCAATTATAGTTTATTTTGGTGTGGCCTATCTGCTAAAGGAAAATTCTGTTTTAATGCTTAAAAAACTCAGGAAATAATATTTTTTATCAAATCTTGTGTATTCTTTTCCAAAAATGGTGCATGGTTAGAATTTGTCAGATAAAGCTGAGAGTTTTTAATCTGCTGTGAGGCAAAAACGCTACCCTGATAATTGATTATTTTGTCTTTTTTGCCGTGGATTAAATAAGCTGGGATAGGAATATCCTTCATTTTTTGTGTCAAATCCAGCTCTATAAATTCCCGCAACAGTTTAATACTGCCTTCTTTCTCCGGCAATGGAATATCTCTAAATGTATCCCCTGCAGCTGTTTTACGAAAGTTGTAAATCGTATCCGAGAAATCAACCTTTAGTGCGACCATAAAGGCCTTTACAAAAACAGGATTGTGTCCCAGATTTTTGTCTTTGAATTTAGGAGAAAATCCGATTAAGACAAGCTTTTTCAAATTTGATGGTTTTTTTAACGCTGTTAAAACGGATATTGAAGCACCCAGTGACCAGCCTATTAAAACAACTTCTTCCTGTGATTTTTGTATCTGATGGTATATATCCTCTGAAAAATTTTCCATTATGTTTTGGCCTGTGTAGTCTTTATTCTGACCGTGGAATGGAAGGTCTATAAACTGGCTATCTGGGATATCAAAAAACCCTTTCCATATCTGAGAGGAAAAGCTCCAGCCGTGGATAAATATCTTTTTAATCTTCAAACTCCTTAAATATTCTTTTTAACTCATTTTGCCAAAATTTTAGTTTTTCTTCATCATTTTTAAATTTTATGTTGTAAAGCTTTTGGGCAAATTTAAAAAATCCCTCAGATGGAATACCTGATTTTTTACTTACAACAAGGCTACCTATCATTGCTTTTCCATCTTTTACATAGCTTTTGCATAGTTTGTGAAGATATTTTGACAGAACTATGCCCATTAATTTTCCTGATGGAATTTTTTTGTCAGAAGTTTGATTTATCTGTTTTGCAAGCTCACTGTAGGTTATTGTTTTTTTATTTTTTGCACAATCAATCAAAATTTTTTCAATTTTATTTAACATCTTTGATTAAAACCGGAGTTTCCTGCAAAAATTTATAAAGACTATCTATATCAACCTGATTTTTTACAAAATATATCCTGCCGCCTTTTGTGTTTCCTTTTTCTTTCAGGGGGGTAAATCTGTAATATTTTTCCTTTGTCGCTACATAGCCGGTCAGATAATCAGGCTCATCTGATATACAGTATTCTGCAACTATATCAGGATGAAGCATATTTTTCGTGGCTAAGGCTAAAGCATCTGCTGTTCTTTCTGTCCAGCCTTTTTGTAAAAGTTTCTGAACTACCTTTTCCCTGTCCATGAAATCCACATCTGTTGTCCTCACTCCCCTGAAACTATCTTTTTCTATTCTTTCTCCTTCTAAATTTACTATCATGGCTCCACGCATATTACTGCCGTCAGGTGCAGCTCCAGAGTGTATTAGAGTGATAAGTTGTTTGAGCTTTTTTTCAGATAATCCTGTTACTTCCTTTAAGAGCCGAATAGCCTTTTGGTTAGCCTCAATATAATCATCAAACTGTAGTTCTTCTATTGGCAGTGTTTTTTCTACTATTAAAGGTTTTTCTTTTACAGACTGGATTTTTATATTTATATCATCGTGTTCTTTTGAAGCAACACGATTATATAAATTGGACAGGGTTTGCTCAATTTTTTCTTCAGGAACTATCCTTTCGGCTCCTGAAACATGCTTTCCCTCTAAGGAAGCCCTAAGTTTTATACTAAAAAGTTTCATAGCTCAAGATGATGTTGAATTCCCAGATTAAAACTTCTTCTATGTATTGGAGTTAAACCGTATTTTTGGATTTCCTGTTTATGTAGCTTTGTTGGATAGCCTTTGTGTTTTTCAAAGGAATGGGGAAAGACCTTCCCAAACTCTTCCATTATTTTATCTCTTGTAACCTTTGCTATTATTGAAGCTGCTGCAACAGACAGGCTTTTTTCATCAGCTTTTTTTACGGAAATATGGGGATATGGTTCAAATCTAACATAATCGGTAATTAAAAAATCATAATCTGTTTTAAGGTCTTCAAGGGCTCTTTCCATTGCCAGTTTTGTGGCATTGTAGA
This region includes:
- the der gene encoding ribosome biogenesis GTPase Der, whose protein sequence is MFRVAIVGRPNVGKSSLFNRIIGKRKAIVEDIPGVTRDRVVAKTEWLGVPFEVVDTGGYIEGDEDKFAPYIRKQIEKELDLSDLFIFVVDGKEGLTPTDKDIAKILHKTKKPVLVAVNKIDDPSHEDRIYEFYELGFDKVFPVSSIQKYGVGDLLDEVVKHIPDYEVEAAKEEIKQEKKEKDEVIKVAIVGKPNAGKSSLLNAILGEERAVVSNIPGTTRDVIDTLFEWNGHKFLFLDTAGLRKKSKVDYGIEFFSVGRTLEALKRADVVVHVIDAKEGATEQDTKIAHLIQKYSKPAIIVINKIDTLPQRKEVLNRIKNQVRERLYFLPYAPIVLTSAKQKRGIKQLLQEIVEVYNQAWKRVGTGQLNRALQQILSLRQPPAYRGKPLKIYYATQLEGKPPCFLMFVNYPEGFKEHYVRFLENNLREILGFEKAPIKLIFRGRDRE
- a CDS encoding septal ring lytic transglycosylase RlpA family protein yields the protein MRIFLLGLALIFLFSCAEKKHYHYHSKCPSTFKGLASYYGKKFHGRRTASGEIYNMYKYTAAHRYLPFGTILLVKNLKNGRTVKVRINDRGPFVRGRVIDLSYAAAKKLRMLRAGVVPVIVRVLRCGR
- the murJ gene encoding murein biosynthesis integral membrane protein MurJ; this encodes MKKTHFVKGTLLFSSATFISRILGYLRDATIAYVFGANPLTDAFFVAWRIPNTLRQLVAEGSFNAAFIPIYTQLNKNDPEYAKKFASSMFSFYTLILAAITVISIVFAKYIVVLIAPGLAEKGTLDTAASLLKIVFPYLVLVGWVSFFMALLNTRDRFFIPAVSPALLNLSFIFFALLLSDRYGIYALAYGAIVGGVLQVVLQIPLLIKEKMMPSVSFEFLPEIKETIKRLAPAFASFGVSQFGFVVDTIIASFLIGGAISYLYYANRIFQLPIGLFAIGLGNALLVSLSRHFSEENIKEFNKDLNNGLRFAFFISIPAVVGMIVLGQEIIKILFERGAFSQKDGLWTYYALVGYSIGLVGYAASRPLKSAFFAMGNTKIPLYSTIVGVLVSIILAIIFGFILNWGVFGLAFASSIGGIMSFVYLYLISKFEIDKKEVFETILKSVLSAVLMAAAVFGVKFLAENLYIQVFGGITIAIIVYFGVAYLLKENSVLMLKKLRK
- a CDS encoding alpha/beta fold hydrolase gives rise to the protein MKIKKIFIHGWSFSSQIWKGFFDIPDSQFIDLPFHGQNKDYTGQNIMENFSEDIYHQIQKSQEEVVLIGWSLGASISVLTALKKPSNLKKLVLIGFSPKFKDKNLGHNPVFVKAFMVALKVDFSDTIYNFRKTAAGDTFRDIPLPEKEGSIKLLREFIELDLTQKMKDIPIPAYLIHGKKDKIINYQGSVFASQQIKNSQLYLTNSNHAPFLEKNTQDLIKNIIS
- a CDS encoding 6-carboxyhexanoate--CoA ligase; this encodes MKLFSIKLRASLEGKHVSGAERIVPEEKIEQTLSNLYNRVASKEHDDINIKIQSVKEKPLIVEKTLPIEELQFDDYIEANQKAIRLLKEVTGLSEKKLKQLITLIHSGAAPDGSNMRGAMIVNLEGERIEKDSFRGVRTTDVDFMDREKVVQKLLQKGWTERTADALALATKNMLHPDIVAEYCISDEPDYLTGYVATKEKYYRFTPLKEKGNTKGGRIYFVKNQVDIDSLYKFLQETPVLIKDVK
- a CDS encoding ribonuclease HII: MLEIEKSLWEKGYSKVVGIDEAGRGPLAGPVVAAAVIFPPDIKPFIFKDSKKLTPKQRENLIEEIKQKAIAIGIGIVDSNIIDKINIYNATKLAMERALEDLKTDYDFLITDYVRFEPYPHISVKKADEKSLSVAAASIIAKVTRDKIMEEFGKVFPHSFEKHKGYPTKLHKQEIQKYGLTPIHRRSFNLGIQHHLEL